Below is a genomic region from candidate division WOR-3 bacterium.
TCCCGATCAGGCCCTACAGAAATGTATCTGACCTTCAAACCTGTGTAGTGTTCAATCAAATGAATATACTCCTTCGCAGCGGGAGGCAGCTTATCAAAATCCCTGATATCACTGATATCCTCTTTGAATCCGGAAATCTCTTCATAAACAGGAGTCAATTCATCAGCGAGGAACGGATCGAATTCAGAAGCGTTTGTATATCCCACTGCGATTTTTATCTTATCAAAATTCGAGAGGATGTCGAATTTTGTAAGGACGATCTCTTTAACGCCGCTCAGACGCGCTGCATATTTAACCACTGAAGCATCAAAGGGTCCGCATCGCCTTGGTCTGCCCGTCGTCGCTCCGTATTCCTGCCCTGTATTACGAAGCTGCTCTCCAATCTCTTCATTACTTTCCGTGGGGAAAGGGCCGAAACCCACCCTCGTGGTATATGCCTTCACCACTCCGAGAACATCCTCGACATGGAACGGCGCAACCCCGCATCCTAAAGCGGCGCCGCCGCATATCGTATGGGATGACGTAACATAAGGATAAGTCCCGTAGGTGATGTCAAGCAACGCCCCTTGTGCCCCTTCAAAAATAATATTTTTATCACCATCCACACAATCATTCAAGTATCTGGTATCATCAACCACCATCGGTTTTAGCCGTTCGGCATACTCTAAATACCGTTCGTATATTTCACTATCGGAGAGCGGCTCGGCGTGGTAGATCTCCATCAAGATTAAATTCTTTCTTGAAATATTCACCCGTAATCTTTCTTTGAATAATTCCGGATTATAAAGATCACCGACTCTGATACCCACCCGTCCATATTTATCTTCATAGGTGACTCCGATACCTTTCTTTGTGGTACCAATCCCCTGTTTCGATTCTTCTCTGATTCTGTCAATCAAGATGTGATAGGGCATCACCAGATTACAGAACTTTGAAACCCGTATCCGCTTTTCGATCTCTGCATCATATTTCTTCAATTCATTCAGTTCATTGAAGAAGACCGCGGGGTCAAAAACACAACCGGCTCCGATGACGCCGACGACGTTTTTATTAAGTACGCCACATGGAATTTGATGAAATATCACCTGTTTACCTTTGACACGCACTGTATGGCCTGCATTGGCTCCTCCCTGAAATCTGACAT
It encodes:
- a CDS encoding adenylosuccinate synthase, whose protein sequence is MKLAVVGLQWGDEGKGKMVDYLARNFDVDVRFQGGANAGHTVRVKGKQVIFHQIPCGVLNKNVVGVIGAGCVFDPAVFFNELNELKKYDAEIEKRIRVSKFCNLVMPYHILIDRIREESKQGIGTTKKGIGVTYEDKYGRVGIRVGDLYNPELFKERLRVNISRKNLILMEIYHAEPLSDSEIYERYLEYAERLKPMVVDDTRYLNDCVDGDKNIIFEGAQGALLDITYGTYPYVTSSHTICGGAALGCGVAPFHVEDVLGVVKAYTTRVGFGPFPTESNEEIGEQLRNTGQEYGATTGRPRRCGPFDASVVKYAARLSGVKEIVLTKFDILSNFDKIKIAVGYTNASEFDPFLADELTPVYEEISGFKEDISDIRDFDKLPPAAKEYIHLIEHYTGLKVRYISVGPDREAVIEK